The following are from one region of the Stanieria cyanosphaera PCC 7437 genome:
- a CDS encoding tetratricopeptide repeat protein produces the protein MIRWLIVLIGICFLSFFNINQVASVQASELSSFTQQQLNQGEETAQKALQEIEQGNYLQAEVYWTQLIEQFPNNPAVWSNRGNTRIAQNRLDEAIADFNQSIKIAPQYPDPYLNRGIAYEIKRLWQEALADYDHVLAINANDAVAYNNRGNVKAAQGLWQEALNDYQKAVEIVPNFALARANLALSTYQLGNCDEAIRQLRNLVRKYPLFSDPRAALTAALWVAGFQGEAESNWVATVGLDHRYQDLNWVRNNRRWPPTMIEALEKFLTLS, from the coding sequence ATGATTCGTTGGTTAATCGTTTTAATTGGGATTTGTTTTCTCTCCTTCTTCAATATCAATCAAGTTGCTTCTGTACAAGCTTCGGAATTATCTTCTTTTACGCAGCAGCAACTTAATCAAGGAGAGGAAACCGCTCAAAAAGCTTTACAGGAAATAGAACAAGGCAATTATCTTCAAGCGGAAGTCTATTGGACTCAGTTAATTGAACAATTTCCAAATAATCCTGCTGTTTGGAGTAATCGAGGCAATACTCGCATTGCTCAAAATCGCCTAGATGAAGCGATCGCAGATTTTAATCAATCGATTAAAATAGCTCCTCAATATCCCGATCCTTATCTTAATCGTGGGATTGCATATGAAATTAAACGACTTTGGCAAGAAGCTTTAGCTGATTACGATCATGTTTTAGCGATCAATGCTAATGATGCAGTAGCCTATAATAATCGTGGTAATGTTAAAGCAGCACAAGGGCTTTGGCAAGAAGCTTTGAACGATTATCAAAAAGCGGTAGAAATTGTTCCTAATTTTGCTTTGGCTCGTGCTAACTTAGCTCTTAGTACTTATCAACTAGGAAACTGCGATGAGGCAATTCGTCAGTTGCGTAATTTAGTCCGTAAATATCCTTTATTTTCTGATCCTCGGGCAGCTTTAACCGCAGCTTTATGGGTGGCAGGTTTCCAAGGAGAGGCTGAAAGTAATTGGGTAGCAACAGTCGGTTTAGATCATCGCTATCAAGATCTTAATTGGGTTAGAAATAATCGTCGCTGGCCACCAACCATGATTGAGGCATTAGAAAAGTTTTTGACTCTCTCTTAG
- the hpsJ-B gene encoding hormogonium polysaccharide biosynthesis protein HpsJ: MNNTSTSQFTSLCLKIVGLILIISALLDYLTLAIPFQPLDSQWQISFTGQIVDRGIVPMVGISFILVAVWIEATLSNTPKKSGFDVKLPVFILASLLGLLFLLLVPLHLNNLRLASDNAINQIQQGADQAETRIKEQYDQLNALAQDPQRLQQLEAQLKQIDQAISSGKVEGQTLNPQQLQRLQETQQQFQNFRELAKNPEALEARLSELQTQLRDQKLEREGRAKTEAIKQGLRTGLSSLMLAIGYIVIGWLGLKGFGGTSLSPKKAPVR, encoded by the coding sequence ATGAATAACACAAGTACGTCTCAATTTACGTCTTTATGTCTTAAGATAGTAGGCTTAATTTTGATTATTTCTGCTTTACTCGATTACCTCACTTTAGCAATTCCTTTTCAGCCATTAGATTCTCAATGGCAAATTAGTTTTACTGGTCAAATTGTTGATCGCGGAATTGTTCCTATGGTTGGCATAAGTTTTATTTTAGTTGCTGTTTGGATTGAAGCAACTCTCAGTAATACACCTAAAAAATCTGGTTTTGATGTCAAATTACCAGTATTTATCTTAGCTAGTCTCCTTGGCTTATTATTTTTGCTTTTAGTTCCTTTACATTTAAATAATCTTCGTTTAGCTAGTGATAATGCTATCAATCAAATTCAACAGGGAGCGGATCAGGCTGAAACTAGAATTAAAGAACAATACGATCAGCTTAATGCTTTAGCTCAAGATCCTCAACGTCTACAACAATTGGAAGCCCAACTCAAACAAATCGATCAAGCTATTAGTAGTGGTAAAGTTGAAGGACAAACTCTTAATCCTCAGCAGCTACAACGTTTACAAGAAACCCAACAACAATTTCAAAACTTTCGTGAATTGGCTAAAAATCCTGAAGCATTAGAAGCTAGACTAAGTGAATTACAAACTCAGCTACGAGATCAAAAGCTAGAAAGAGAAGGTCGTGCTAAAACTGAAGCTATTAAACAAGGTTTACGCACTGGTTTAAGTAGTTTAATGTTAGCCATTGGCTATATTGTAATTGGTTGGCTTGGCTTAAAAGGATTTGGAGGTACTTCGCTTAGCCCGAAAAAAGCTCCTGTGCGTTAA
- the pgl gene encoding 6-phosphogluconolactonase — protein sequence MNKKVEILKDKNALIERSLSLVVTKIQQAIESRGKCTIALAGGNTPKPLYEALAKQSFPWDKIEVFWGDERYVSADHLDSNQLMARQAWLSKVDFPETNIHPMSTTAGEPDLDAQRHEAELQQFFRLAPGEFPHFDLILLGIGDDGHTASLFPQTDALTVTDRLVTVGNKQGEPRLTFTVPLLNHARCIVFIVSGENKRPALREIFAPQGDEMMYPARLIQPEGELWWLLDHSAGAEFDGNLT from the coding sequence ATGAATAAAAAAGTTGAAATATTAAAAGATAAAAACGCTTTAATAGAGCGATCGCTTTCGCTAGTAGTTACCAAAATTCAACAAGCTATTGAAAGCAGAGGAAAATGTACTATTGCTTTAGCTGGAGGCAATACGCCCAAACCTTTGTATGAAGCTTTAGCAAAACAATCTTTTCCTTGGGACAAAATTGAGGTGTTTTGGGGTGACGAACGTTATGTTTCCGCAGATCATTTAGATAGTAATCAACTGATGGCACGCCAAGCTTGGCTATCAAAAGTTGATTTTCCTGAAACCAATATTCATCCAATGTCCACTACAGCAGGAGAACCCGATCTCGATGCCCAAAGACATGAAGCCGAATTACAACAATTTTTTCGACTTGCTCCTGGCGAATTTCCCCATTTCGATCTAATTTTATTAGGAATAGGAGATGATGGTCATACTGCTTCTTTGTTTCCTCAAACAGATGCTTTAACGGTAACAGACCGATTGGTAACAGTTGGAAATAAGCAGGGCGAACCTCGTTTAACTTTTACTGTACCTTTACTTAATCATGCTCGTTGTATCGTTTTTATCGTCAGTGGTGAAAATAAGCGTCCCGCCCTTAGAGAAATTTTTGCACCTCAAGGAGATGAAATGATGTATCCTGCTCGTTTAATTCAACCTGAAGGGGAACTATGGTGGTTGTTAGATCATTCTGCTGGGGCTGAATTTGATGGAAATCTGACTTAA
- a CDS encoding FHA domain-containing protein, translating to MIVCPNCNHQNPESSMQCENCYTLLPQTTSCPNCGASVQTDATFCGQCGFNLQAENLAPTPELSETFVGSSTTGASSTLINPWDDEEIETIPTPEPWQTHETEVMSPTSGFEDSWDDENLAVEDLEELEELEELPETTSPLVDFEEELSATSQNNPIFTEPEPKLAENLDFEPRVNQGQPLPSPQPVAEASPPPSPPSPPLPPPQPFSPGGKVSSATQLQIQQASLLHVQTNTTLELPHNLYVIHIGKPNSQIPPDIDVSGFPNSEVVSRIHADIRVEGDTYFLEDVGSSNGTYVNHSPLPPGNRHRLRTGDRISLGKGDLVTFIFQLN from the coding sequence ATGATTGTCTGTCCAAATTGCAATCATCAAAATCCAGAAAGTTCGATGCAATGTGAAAATTGCTATACTCTTTTGCCTCAAACTACTAGCTGCCCTAATTGCGGGGCCTCTGTACAAACTGATGCTACTTTTTGTGGTCAATGTGGTTTTAATCTTCAAGCAGAAAATCTCGCTCCTACTCCAGAACTTTCTGAAACCTTTGTAGGCTCGTCTACAACTGGTGCTTCCTCTACATTAATTAATCCTTGGGATGATGAGGAGATCGAAACAATTCCTACGCCCGAACCTTGGCAAACTCATGAAACCGAGGTGATGTCGCCGACATCAGGGTTTGAGGATTCTTGGGATGATGAAAATTTAGCAGTAGAAGATTTAGAGGAGTTGGAGGAATTGGAGGAACTTCCAGAAACAACTTCTCCTTTAGTTGATTTTGAGGAAGAATTATCAGCAACTTCGCAGAACAACCCCATATTTACTGAACCTGAGCCAAAATTAGCAGAAAATCTTGATTTTGAGCCTAGAGTTAATCAAGGGCAACCACTTCCATCACCTCAACCTGTTGCTGAAGCATCACCACCACCATCACCACCATCTCCGCCATTGCCACCACCACAACCATTTTCTCCAGGAGGAAAAGTGAGTTCTGCCACCCAACTCCAAATTCAGCAAGCTAGTCTGCTTCATGTCCAGACCAATACTACTTTAGAACTTCCTCACAATTTATATGTAATTCATATTGGCAAACCAAATAGTCAAATCCCTCCCGATATTGACGTTTCTGGTTTTCCTAATTCCGAAGTCGTCTCACGAATTCATGCTGATATTCGGGTTGAGGGAGATACTTATTTTCTGGAAGATGTTGGTTCTTCTAATGGCACTTATGTCAATCACAGTCCCTTACCACCTGGAAATCGTCATCGCTTGAGAACTGGCGATCGCATTTCCTTGGGCAAAGGCGATTTAGTGACTTTTATTTTTCAACTTAATTAA
- a CDS encoding transglycosylase SLT domain-containing protein: MLKQRPVPQPKHKRGSHKIWLGLSFSLCLLTVMVWLFKTQQPEKSQQPSQVLPLVSLSPEQRDVRLKAIIQSNSPFWKKSEVTKSDRSRARYLLAVDLLKAQRAKAALIYLKDLERNYSVLAPQILVQQANAYQLLNQSAQVQQVYQQLITKYPDSLAIPEVLFWLSHTDVSYQQQLIEKFPYHPLTQKLVRQLLQQDSNQLHLLLLLAKYSREPNTEEIRDRLVLEYPAQLTPEDWEAIASGYWREEKYRKAADAYTLARLTPRNLYRAARGFHLNGNFSEAIRSYQRLIDEFHDSRETGLSLLHLASISGSAEAIAYLEMAIEKFPEQAPQALLSQGLIYDALKQSELANQARQKLLQQYPNSEAAVTYRWQEAQKLAVKGNIQGAYSWVQPLIKIKGNLNLEILPKAIFWAGKWAKQLGFVAESQQAFQKVITIYPQSYYAWRSAVKLGWQVGDFDDVRAFNPALEFPELNLVPYTNSDTIKELLVLGQYQSAWNLLESEIKQPQELTVSEQFIEGLLLLKLRQISAGINQVWDLAQRENPHEQQKWQALRKTPTYWYALFPFPYRDEILTNSQQSKINPLLVVAVMRKESTFAPEINSRVGAVGLMQVVPETAQWVAAQINLAEYSLKQPEDNIKIGTWYLAHNHERYQNNSLLAIASYNAGTGNVNQWLQQYNTQDLDSFVEDIPFPETKDYVEGVFSNYWNYLRLYDPQVKQQVANYLKRNK, from the coding sequence ATGTTAAAACAAAGACCAGTACCTCAACCAAAACACAAAAGAGGTTCTCACAAAATTTGGTTAGGACTAAGTTTTAGTCTCTGCTTGCTAACTGTGATGGTTTGGCTATTCAAAACTCAGCAACCAGAAAAATCACAACAGCCTTCTCAAGTTTTACCATTAGTTAGCCTTTCTCCTGAGCAAAGAGATGTTCGTTTAAAAGCAATTATTCAGAGTAATTCCCCTTTTTGGAAAAAATCTGAGGTAACTAAAAGCGATCGCTCTCGGGCGCGTTATCTTTTGGCTGTAGATTTATTAAAAGCACAACGAGCAAAAGCTGCTTTGATTTATTTAAAAGACTTAGAAAGGAATTATTCGGTTCTCGCTCCGCAAATTCTGGTTCAACAAGCCAATGCTTATCAATTGCTGAATCAATCAGCCCAAGTGCAGCAAGTGTATCAACAATTAATCACAAAATATCCTGATTCTTTGGCAATTCCAGAAGTTTTGTTTTGGTTGAGTCACACTGATGTTTCTTATCAACAACAACTAATTGAAAAGTTTCCTTATCATCCTCTAACTCAAAAGCTAGTTCGTCAGCTACTTCAACAAGATTCCAATCAATTACATTTATTATTATTGTTAGCTAAATATAGTCGTGAGCCTAATACTGAGGAAATTAGAGATCGTTTAGTTCTAGAATATCCTGCACAATTAACCCCTGAAGATTGGGAAGCGATCGCATCGGGTTATTGGCGTGAAGAAAAATATCGTAAGGCTGCTGATGCTTATACTTTGGCTCGTCTGACTCCTCGTAATCTCTATCGGGCTGCTAGAGGTTTTCATCTGAACGGGAATTTTTCTGAAGCTATTAGAAGTTATCAACGCTTAATTGACGAGTTTCACGATTCCAGAGAAACAGGATTGAGTTTACTTCATTTAGCTTCAATTTCTGGAAGTGCAGAAGCGATCGCTTATTTAGAAATGGCAATTGAGAAGTTTCCTGAACAAGCACCCCAAGCTTTATTATCTCAAGGATTGATTTATGACGCACTCAAACAGTCAGAGTTAGCTAACCAAGCTCGACAAAAATTGTTGCAACAATATCCTAATTCTGAAGCAGCCGTAACTTATCGTTGGCAAGAAGCGCAGAAGTTAGCAGTAAAAGGAAACATTCAAGGTGCTTATTCATGGGTGCAACCTTTGATTAAAATTAAGGGTAATCTCAATCTGGAAATTTTGCCTAAAGCTATCTTCTGGGCAGGAAAATGGGCTAAACAATTAGGATTTGTCGCAGAATCTCAACAAGCCTTTCAAAAAGTCATTACTATTTATCCTCAATCCTATTATGCCTGGCGATCGGCAGTAAAATTGGGTTGGCAAGTGGGAGATTTTGATGATGTGCGTGCTTTTAATCCCGCTTTAGAGTTTCCTGAATTAAATCTAGTTCCTTATACCAATTCCGATACTATCAAAGAATTATTAGTGTTAGGACAGTATCAATCTGCGTGGAATCTCCTGGAATCAGAAATTAAACAGCCTCAAGAACTAACTGTCTCAGAACAATTTATTGAAGGGCTACTTTTACTCAAATTGAGGCAAATTTCGGCAGGAATTAATCAAGTTTGGGATTTAGCTCAACGGGAAAACCCCCACGAACAACAAAAATGGCAAGCTCTTAGAAAAACACCAACTTATTGGTATGCTTTATTTCCTTTTCCTTATCGAGATGAAATTTTGACCAATTCCCAACAAAGTAAAATCAATCCTTTATTAGTTGTGGCAGTGATGCGGAAAGAATCAACTTTTGCACCTGAAATTAATTCGCGAGTTGGTGCAGTGGGTTTGATGCAGGTTGTTCCCGAAACTGCTCAATGGGTAGCAGCACAAATCAATCTTGCCGAATATTCTTTAAAGCAACCCGAGGACAATATTAAGATTGGAACTTGGTATTTAGCTCATAATCACGAGCGTTATCAAAATAATTCTCTTCTTGCGATCGCTAGCTATAATGCGGGAACAGGTAATGTTAATCAATGGCTACAACAATATAATACTCAGGATTTAGATAGTTTTGTAGAAGACATTCCTTTTCCTGAAACTAAAGATTATGTAGAAGGAGTGTTTAGCAATTATTGGAATTATCTACGTTTATATGACCCTCAAGTTAAACAACAAGTGGCTAATTATCTCAAACGTAATAAATAA
- a CDS encoding protein kinase domain-containing protein: MSYCFNPDCLHSHQENNDDEFCKYCGANLIIQQRYRGVSLLGKSQLALTVEVKDGKFPQTNKVLKILLTSYPKAVELFQQEAKILQQINHSGIPQVQPEGYFVTQVRWSTKPLYCLVMEKIEGLNLEQWLQQQSQQPITNEQAFDWLKQLLEILTLLHQKQYFHRDIKPANIILQPDGKLALIDFGAARRVTATYLGKIGVNQGITSIGTPGYMAPEQIDGSALPQSDFFALGRTLVHLLTGKHPQELPKNLQTGELLWHQAAPVVSESLADLLDSLMHHLPGKRPANTQVILAALTKAQKSKNNFLKKWQKRLRLNVPVSLSLIVLPLSIFGVFNFGNNLNQRITTNKIQNAPLCNNLTCLNRDPIDNNCDNDAKTITSNIGNYQLAYEQLVAYKVELRYSERCHATWARSEAPYRSVHYVEDRQGNIYGQITVAKDGWNRHYADMGPGKNTEIRACAKPPTGETRCTNFVKL; the protein is encoded by the coding sequence ATGAGTTATTGTTTTAATCCTGATTGTCTTCATTCTCACCAGGAAAATAATGACGACGAGTTTTGTAAATATTGCGGTGCTAATTTAATCATTCAACAACGTTATCGTGGTGTCAGTTTGTTAGGAAAAAGTCAACTAGCATTAACTGTAGAAGTTAAGGATGGCAAATTTCCCCAAACTAATAAAGTTTTAAAAATTCTACTGACAAGCTATCCCAAAGCTGTAGAATTATTTCAGCAAGAAGCGAAAATCTTACAACAAATTAATCATTCTGGTATTCCTCAAGTACAACCAGAAGGATACTTTGTGACTCAAGTGAGGTGGAGTACCAAACCGCTATATTGCTTGGTGATGGAAAAAATTGAGGGTTTAAATCTCGAACAATGGCTACAACAACAAAGTCAACAGCCAATTACTAACGAACAAGCTTTTGATTGGCTTAAACAATTATTAGAAATACTTACTCTATTACATCAAAAACAATATTTTCATCGCGATATCAAACCAGCTAATATTATTCTCCAACCCGATGGAAAATTAGCTCTCATAGATTTTGGTGCAGCCAGAAGAGTTACTGCAACTTATTTAGGTAAGATAGGAGTAAATCAAGGCATTACTAGTATTGGTACTCCAGGTTACATGGCACCAGAACAAATTGATGGCAGTGCTTTACCTCAATCAGATTTTTTTGCTTTAGGCAGAACTTTGGTTCATCTTCTGACAGGTAAACATCCTCAAGAGTTACCAAAAAATTTGCAAACAGGAGAATTGCTTTGGCATCAAGCAGCACCTGTTGTATCAGAGTCGTTGGCAGATCTACTCGATTCGCTGATGCATCATTTACCAGGAAAACGTCCAGCTAATACTCAAGTAATTTTAGCTGCTTTAACGAAGGCTCAAAAGTCAAAAAATAATTTCCTGAAAAAATGGCAAAAACGTTTGAGATTAAATGTTCCTGTTAGTTTAAGCTTAATTGTTTTACCGTTATCAATTTTTGGTGTATTCAATTTTGGTAACAATTTAAATCAAAGAATTACCACCAACAAAATTCAGAACGCACCACTATGTAATAATTTAACTTGTCTCAATCGCGACCCAATTGATAATAACTGTGATAACGATGCCAAAACTATCACCTCTAACATTGGTAACTATCAGCTTGCTTACGAACAACTAGTTGCCTATAAGGTAGAGTTGCGTTATTCTGAACGTTGCCATGCTACTTGGGCAAGATCGGAAGCTCCTTATCGATCCGTTCATTATGTAGAAGATCGTCAAGGCAACATCTACGGTCAAATTACAGTTGCCAAAGACGGATGGAATAGGCACTATGCTGATATGGGGCCTGGTAAAAATACAGAAATTCGTGCTTGTGCTAAACCACCAACAGGTGAGACTAGATGTACTAATTTTGTCAAGTTGTAA
- a CDS encoding NB-ARC domain-containing protein, translating into MKKNINAYRLAQQTGIDKTYLSKLISGVIKKPGHDKLAKIAQVLELKPSQLLAIFTKPQTAVAELNVGEIKLSQQQTVQYSGQDWGEAPDGMVCYGRLAEIETSRQWLIQERCRVIILYGLGGIGKTTLAVHLAKQFQKEFDYIFWRSLAHAPSIETVLSEAIVLTAHRQTFEATVAQKISQLLFQLRQSRCLLIFDQIESILATGNATQPYQDEHQMYGELFRQIAQLEHQSCLLLIGNEKPKDLAILESASASIRSLQLQGLTTAARQLLEDKQLSEIERWDELIEIYRGHPLALKIVATTIKEVFNGSISEFLRQNTLFLGDLEFVIDQQYHRLSDAEKTLICAIAKENQLVSIPQLMAKPTLSMRCSEMIGLLDCLRRRSLLETVQEHNQTFYTLQPVIRKYLNSYY; encoded by the coding sequence ATGAAAAAAAATATCAATGCCTATCGACTCGCCCAACAGACTGGAATTGATAAAACCTATCTGAGTAAACTGATTAGTGGTGTAATCAAAAAACCAGGGCATGATAAATTAGCTAAGATCGCTCAGGTTTTAGAACTTAAACCAAGTCAGTTACTAGCTATTTTTACCAAACCTCAGACGGCAGTAGCAGAATTAAATGTAGGAGAAATCAAACTTAGTCAACAGCAAACAGTTCAATATTCAGGACAAGATTGGGGAGAAGCACCTGATGGAATGGTTTGTTATGGAAGACTAGCTGAAATTGAAACATCACGGCAATGGTTGATTCAAGAACGCTGTCGAGTAATCATTTTATATGGTTTGGGTGGTATTGGTAAAACTACGCTCGCTGTACACTTAGCTAAACAGTTTCAAAAAGAATTTGATTATATCTTTTGGCGTAGTCTAGCTCATGCACCATCGATAGAAACTGTCCTATCTGAAGCTATAGTGTTGACTGCACACAGACAAACTTTTGAAGCTACAGTTGCTCAAAAAATCTCTCAATTACTATTTCAATTGCGTCAAAGTCGTTGTTTGTTGATCTTTGATCAAATAGAATCAATTTTGGCAACGGGAAATGCGACCCAACCATATCAAGATGAGCATCAAATGTACGGTGAATTATTTCGTCAGATCGCTCAATTAGAACATCAAAGCTGTTTATTGCTAATTGGGAACGAAAAACCGAAAGATTTAGCCATACTAGAAAGTGCTTCGGCATCAATCCGTTCTTTGCAACTTCAAGGTTTAACTACAGCAGCACGTCAGTTACTTGAAGACAAGCAATTATCAGAAATAGAACGTTGGGATGAGTTAATTGAAATTTATCGCGGTCATCCCCTCGCTTTAAAAATAGTCGCTACAACGATTAAAGAAGTTTTTAATGGTAGTATATCTGAATTTTTGCGCCAAAATACTTTATTTCTTGGGGATTTAGAATTTGTAATTGACCAACAATATCATCGTTTATCAGATGCAGAAAAAACTTTGATTTGTGCGATCGCAAAAGAAAATCAATTAGTCTCAATTCCGCAGTTGATGGCAAAACCAACTTTATCAATGCGTTGTTCAGAAATGATTGGGTTGCTTGACTGTTTAAGGCGGCGATCGCTGTTAGAAACTGTTCAAGAACATAATCAAACTTTCTATACTCTTCAACCTGTGATAAGAAAGTATTTAAATTCTTATTATTAA